In one window of Terriglobia bacterium DNA:
- a CDS encoding prepilin-type N-terminal cleavage/methylation domain-containing protein, with the protein MVLRKKSRGFTIIEMMVVISIILILVSIAVPVYTRSILAAREAVLRQDLFAMRSAIDSYTMDKAKAPQALQDLVQEGYLREIPKDPFTNSRETWQIAQEDVLISVDQSQPGITDVHSGSNLMASDGTAYSTW; encoded by the coding sequence TTGGTGCTACGCAAGAAATCGCGGGGATTCACCATCATCGAGATGATGGTGGTGATCAGCATCATTCTGATCCTGGTGTCGATCGCCGTGCCGGTATACACCCGGTCCATCCTAGCGGCCAGGGAAGCGGTGCTTCGGCAGGACCTGTTTGCCATGCGCTCCGCGATTGATTCGTACACCATGGACAAGGCAAAAGCGCCGCAGGCTCTCCAAGACCTGGTGCAGGAAGGCTACCTGCGCGAGATCCCGAAAGATCCTTTCACCAATTCGCGCGAAACCTGGCAGATCGCGCAGGAAGACGTGCTGATCAGCGTTGACCAGAGCCAGCCCGGCATTACGGATGTGCACAGCGGGTCGAACCTGATGGCCTCGGACGGGACGGCGTATTCCACCTGGTGA
- a CDS encoding type II secretion system GspH family protein — protein sequence MKQRARRWCRQSGLTLVELIVAITILAILTGAAIPIARVRIRREKERDLRRALWEMRDAIDRYKDAADRGAFQVKLGTEGYPPDLDTLVKGVDVGGKKVRFLRRIPIDPMTGKDDWGKRCMKDDPDSQSWCGDNVFDVFSQSTGTGLDSTKYSDW from the coding sequence GTGAAACAGCGAGCGCGGCGGTGGTGTCGGCAAAGCGGGCTGACGCTGGTTGAGTTGATTGTCGCCATCACCATCCTGGCGATCCTGACGGGGGCGGCGATCCCGATTGCGCGGGTGCGAATCCGGCGCGAAAAGGAACGCGATCTGCGGCGGGCGCTGTGGGAGATGCGCGACGCGATAGATCGCTATAAGGATGCGGCCGACCGCGGCGCGTTCCAGGTGAAGCTGGGAACCGAAGGGTATCCGCCGGACCTGGATACGCTGGTCAAAGGAGTGGATGTCGGCGGCAAGAAAGTGCGTTTTCTGCGCAGGATTCCCATCGATCCCATGACCGGCAAGGACGATTGGGGCAAGCGTTGCATGAAGGACGATCCGGATTCGCAGTCCTGGTGCGGCGACAACGTCTTTGACGTGTTCAGCCAGTCTACCGGGACGGGACTGGATTCGACGAAGTACTCGGATTGGTAG